The Corallococcus caeni genome includes a region encoding these proteins:
- a CDS encoding AraC family transcriptional regulator codes for MSQRFTVTALVARFLAGAASRAGVAVQDLLDAHGVSSQQLREPDARVPHELVRTLWEELPRRLGDDAFGLHCAQELPPDAYDLVDLAMGHASTLGESYRTFLRYQSLVHDAASFSLEETGPVARLVHIWPGPDPLPRHINEFALAALLVRGRRYLRQEWVPQEVCFQHAAPADTREHQRLFRAPVRFGHPINEMTLDRSLLDRPIPVFYPELGAVLDRFAQVLLGKLPAQGGFLDDVRRGILRSLSAGPPEAELLARQLGLSKRSFFRRLQELGTSYQQLIDELRRDLTVRYLREGKLSLSEIAFALGYSEASTFHRAFRRWTGQSPAEYRRSLTDGPPPPPR; via the coding sequence ATGTCGCAGCGATTCACCGTGACCGCGCTCGTGGCGCGGTTCCTGGCGGGTGCCGCGTCCAGGGCGGGTGTCGCCGTCCAGGACCTCCTGGACGCCCACGGTGTCTCCTCGCAGCAGTTGCGCGAGCCGGACGCCCGTGTCCCGCATGAACTCGTGAGGACGCTCTGGGAGGAGCTGCCGCGCCGGCTGGGGGACGACGCCTTCGGGCTTCACTGCGCCCAGGAGTTGCCGCCCGATGCCTATGACCTGGTGGACCTGGCGATGGGCCATGCGTCCACCCTGGGCGAGAGCTATCGCACGTTCCTGCGCTACCAGTCCCTGGTCCATGACGCCGCCTCCTTCAGCCTGGAGGAGACAGGCCCGGTCGCGCGGCTCGTTCACATCTGGCCCGGGCCGGATCCGCTCCCGCGTCACATCAACGAGTTCGCGCTCGCGGCGCTGCTCGTGCGAGGCCGCAGGTACCTGCGGCAGGAGTGGGTCCCGCAGGAGGTCTGCTTCCAGCACGCGGCGCCCGCTGACACCCGGGAGCATCAGCGGCTGTTCCGCGCCCCTGTGCGCTTCGGCCACCCCATCAACGAAATGACGCTCGACCGGAGCCTGCTGGACCGGCCCATCCCGGTCTTCTACCCGGAGTTGGGCGCCGTGCTCGACCGGTTCGCGCAGGTGCTGCTGGGCAAGCTCCCCGCGCAGGGCGGGTTCCTGGACGACGTGCGCCGGGGCATCCTCCGGAGCCTGAGCGCCGGCCCTCCGGAGGCGGAGCTCCTGGCGCGCCAGCTCGGCCTGAGCAAGCGCAGCTTCTTCCGCCGACTTCAGGAACTCGGGACGAGCTACCAGCAGCTCATCGACGAACTCCGCCGCGACCTGACCGTGCGCTACCTCCGGGAGGGCAAGCTCTCCCTCTCCGAGATCGCCTTCGCGCTCGGCTACTCCGAGGCGAGCACCTTCCACCGCGCCTTCCGGCGCTGGACGGGGCAGAGCCCGGCGGAGTACCGGCGCTCGCTCACCGACGGGCCTCCACCCCCGCCACGGTGA